In the genome of Macrobrachium rosenbergii isolate ZJJX-2024 unplaced genomic scaffold, ASM4041242v1 13895, whole genome shotgun sequence, one region contains:
- the LOC136837919 gene encoding complement component C1q receptor-like isoform X1: MKTATLLLLLGLLCSFARSGASEGETHGNGHRKGCRPSAACRAYGGYCITSSQAANCSGLLFPRECTSTHCSCCINATLRQNECAQTTDLCPANSVCQDRDVGYECVCKAGYQLCGDIDECASNPCGANSICRNTVGNYSCVCNVGYVFYNGSCLIPRSAPEVKFHGSWAGVAGGIAM; encoded by the exons ATGAAGACAGCGACGCTCCTGCTGCTGTTGGGCCTCTTGTGCAGCTTTGCTAGAAGCGGAGCTTCCGAAGGAGAAACG CACGGGAACGGTCACCGAAAGG GTTGTAGGCCATCTGCCGCATGCCGTGCTTACGGTGGTTACTGCATCACAAGCAGCCAGGCAGCTAATTGCAGCGGCCTCCTGTTTCCAAGGGAATGCACATCCACCCACTGTTCCTGCTGCATAAACG CTACACTGAGGCAGAACGAATGCGCACAAACGACAGATCTCTGCCCCGCAAACTCAGTGTGTCAAGACAGAGACGTAGGCTACGAGTGCGTCTGCAAAGCAGGCTACCAGCTCTGTGGAG ACATTGATGAATGCGCCAGCAATCCTTGTGGTGCAAACTCCATTTGTAGAAACACAGTCGGGAATTACAGCTGCGTCTGCAACGTTGGCTATGTTTTCTACAACGGTTCTTGCCTTA tCCCCAGGTCCGCCCCGGAAGTGAAATTCCACGGTTCCTGGGCTGGTGTTGCAGGAGGAATTGCAATGTAG
- the LOC136837919 gene encoding thrombomodulin-like isoform X2: MKTATLLLLLGLLCSFARSGASEGETHGNGHRKGCRPSAACRAYGGYCITSSQAANCSGLLFPRECTSTHCSCCINATLRQNECAQTTDLCPANSVCQDRDVGYECVCKAGYQLCGDIDECASNPCGANSICRNTVGNYSCVCNVGYVFYNGSCLSPPRK, encoded by the exons ATGAAGACAGCGACGCTCCTGCTGCTGTTGGGCCTCTTGTGCAGCTTTGCTAGAAGCGGAGCTTCCGAAGGAGAAACG CACGGGAACGGTCACCGAAAGG GTTGTAGGCCATCTGCCGCATGCCGTGCTTACGGTGGTTACTGCATCACAAGCAGCCAGGCAGCTAATTGCAGCGGCCTCCTGTTTCCAAGGGAATGCACATCCACCCACTGTTCCTGCTGCATAAACG CTACACTGAGGCAGAACGAATGCGCACAAACGACAGATCTCTGCCCCGCAAACTCAGTGTGTCAAGACAGAGACGTAGGCTACGAGTGCGTCTGCAAAGCAGGCTACCAGCTCTGTGGAG ACATTGATGAATGCGCCAGCAATCCTTGTGGTGCAAACTCCATTTGTAGAAACACAGTCGGGAATTACAGCTGCGTCTGCAACGTTGGCTATGTTTTCTACAACGGTTCTTGCCTTA GTCCGCCCCGGAAGTGA